AGGCGAATTATCATCGATTATAAGAACATCAATCCCATCATTCTGCTGCAGTATCTGCGTTGTCATAGGCTCAACATTACCCTTTTCGTTGTAAGTAGGAAGAATGACAACAATTTTATTCATATATTCCCTTTCATTTTATTAATACTATCCACAACCCTCACCGCTGCGGAATGCCAGTTAAACTTCTCCGCCTGTCTATACCCTTTTCTCACCATCTCACTGCGTAACACACTATTATTTAACACGTTACTCATAGCTATTGTCAACTGCTGAACATCCAGCGGGTCAACCATAATCCCCGCATCACCAACAACTTCCGGCAGAGATGACGTGTTAGAAGCAATAACGGGACAGCCATTAGCCATAGCTTCCGCGACGGGCATCCCAAACCCTTCATACAATGACGGATAAACAAATACACTTGCTGCGGAGTACAGGTTATAAAGTTCAGCTTTTTCTAAATATCCGGTAAACACAACATAGTTATCAAGATTCAACTTCCTGCATTCTTCATACACCCCGTTGTACAACCACCCTTCCTGCCCTGCTATCAAAAGTTTATACCTAAGCTTCAATTCCTCTGGAAGCGCAGCGTATGCTTTTAGTAAACTAACAAAATTTTTTCTTGGTTCAATACTTGAAACTCCCAAAACAATATCACCGGTAATACCGTATTTTGCAAGTACCGCGTGTTTATCAGTATCCCCGCTCTTCCCGCAGTTCCGCGCCCCGGGATACGCCACTACCATTTTATCCGGTTGTATATAATAAAACTTAACAATATCCTTT
The DNA window shown above is from Elusimicrobiota bacterium and carries:
- a CDS encoding glycosyltransferase family 1 protein, producing the protein MIIGVNASLLDTAPAGIGTYIYEMFNEIDGIDDGNTYILYGGYELKKFFVNPKRLVIKAEYALPRNSVTRIIWEQTVLPVLLKRDKVDVLFCTDFSVPYFWAGKLVVTIYDLSMMVYPEVFTKGSLLYKRWMVPYAVKKADRIVTISQSTVKDIVKFYYIQPDKMVVAYPGARNCGKSGDTDKHAVLAKYGITGDIVLGVSSIEPRKNFVSLLKAYAALPEELKLRYKLLIAGQEGWLYNGVYEECRKLNLDNYVVFTGYLEKAELYNLYSAASVFVYPSLYEGFGMPVAEAMANGCPVIASNTSSLPEVVGDAGIMVDPLDVQQLTIAMSNVLNNSVLRSEMVRKGYRQAEKFNWHSAAVRVVDSINKMKGNI